In Streptomyces sp. NBC_00091, the following proteins share a genomic window:
- a CDS encoding site-specific integrase, whose amino-acid sequence MAGHIQDRWYKIETGPGGKPVKVKTERYGSGLRYRARYVGPDGTEKSKSFPDRQKRLAEQWLAHIEADMSRGAYIDPKASRITFQQYAERWLGNHGADPNTGFSMESQLRLHAFPYLGSRPLASFQPAHIRDWVAKLKAVGVTGSYARVIYSNVRSVLNAAVDDTLLTKNPCAARSVKAPTVEAKRVIPWTAERVFAVQAELPERYRALVDLGAGCGLRQGEILGIDVDAIDFDTDTVHVVQQLKLSRSKAVFAPPKGGKLRDVPLPGPVADALRAHMKHCPPVAITLPWGVAGGPLVTKRLVFTAPMGGHVWRGMFNTDQWKPALAAAGVIAEREKGQESYASAREHGMHALRHFYASVLLDAGENVKALAEYLGHSDPGLTLRVYAHLMPSSQERTRTAVATVYGRLEKPSHHGKRGSIEPTT is encoded by the coding sequence ATGGCCGGACACATCCAGGACCGCTGGTACAAGATCGAGACTGGGCCCGGCGGCAAGCCCGTCAAGGTCAAGACCGAGCGCTACGGATCCGGGCTGCGCTATCGGGCCCGGTACGTCGGGCCGGACGGCACCGAGAAGAGCAAGTCCTTCCCGGACCGCCAGAAGCGTCTGGCAGAGCAGTGGCTCGCGCACATCGAGGCCGACATGTCGCGCGGCGCGTACATCGACCCGAAGGCCAGCCGGATCACGTTCCAGCAGTACGCGGAACGCTGGCTCGGCAACCACGGCGCCGACCCGAACACGGGGTTCTCGATGGAGTCGCAGCTGCGACTGCACGCCTTCCCGTACCTGGGGTCGCGACCGCTGGCGTCCTTCCAGCCCGCCCACATCCGGGACTGGGTGGCCAAGCTCAAGGCGGTCGGCGTAACCGGGTCGTACGCGAGGGTCATCTACTCCAACGTGCGGAGCGTGCTGAACGCGGCGGTGGATGACACCCTGCTCACCAAGAATCCGTGCGCGGCCCGGTCGGTCAAGGCTCCGACCGTGGAGGCCAAACGGGTGATTCCCTGGACCGCCGAGCGGGTCTTCGCCGTGCAGGCCGAGCTGCCGGAGCGGTATCGCGCGCTCGTGGACCTGGGTGCCGGGTGCGGGCTGCGGCAGGGCGAGATCCTGGGCATCGACGTGGACGCGATCGACTTCGACACGGACACGGTCCACGTGGTCCAGCAGCTGAAGCTGAGCCGGAGCAAGGCCGTGTTCGCCCCACCGAAGGGCGGCAAGCTCCGGGACGTCCCGCTGCCGGGCCCGGTCGCTGATGCGCTGCGCGCCCACATGAAGCACTGCCCGCCCGTCGCGATCACCCTGCCGTGGGGGGTGGCCGGCGGCCCCCTGGTGACGAAGCGGCTCGTCTTCACCGCGCCGATGGGCGGCCACGTATGGCGCGGCATGTTCAACACCGACCAGTGGAAGCCGGCCCTCGCCGCCGCAGGGGTCATCGCCGAGAGGGAGAAGGGACAGGAGAGCTATGCCTCCGCCCGGGAGCACGGGATGCATGCGCTGAGGCACTTCTACGCTTCGGTGCTGCTGGACGCGGGGGAGAACGTGAAAGCTCTGGCTGAGTACCTGGGTCACTCGGACCCTGGCCTCACCCTTCGCGTCTACGCACATCTGATGCCGAGTAGCCAGGAGCGGACCCGCACGGCCGTCGCGACGGTGTACGGGCGACTTGAGAAGCCCAGCCACCACGGAAAACGGGGCTCTATTGAACCAACAACTTGA
- the repSA gene encoding replication initiator protein RepSA, which produces MIYTATAAGLDPATLSDLLRVAGSPGFDRLHEQIRRTGGCAAPIRLSGGTKLLDPATRTVLHAYTTDTEPGGVLRVACGNRRASRCPACAWTYAGDTYHLIRAGLIGDRAKGTPDTIRDHPRVFATLTAPSFGPVHNRPGTRPCRCGVRHSEDAAELGTPLDPATYDYAGAVLWNNHASELWRYFTIYLRREIAARAGLTQKAAREQSRVSFGKVAEYQKRGAVHFHAVIRFDGPDGPDSPPPAWATLDLLTEAIRAAAARVRVVVPATPEHGIEDEWVLRWGEQIDVQPIGAFGNGEELTEQAVASYVAKYATKAAETTGTVDHPVGNKEALVLLGVPEHPRRLMEACMDLDRAYPDRRLRAWAHMLGFRGHFSTKSRRYSTTLGALRQVRADYRAAQQRASLGLPDPDANPEATLLVVAHWSYAGHGATPGESWLAANVRRDLQHNRDHAREIRAELDAADTNGEW; this is translated from the coding sequence GTGATCTACACCGCCACTGCGGCGGGCCTGGACCCGGCCACCCTGAGCGACCTGCTCCGGGTGGCCGGGTCCCCCGGCTTCGACCGCCTTCACGAGCAGATCCGCCGCACCGGAGGATGCGCCGCCCCCATCCGCCTTTCCGGCGGCACCAAGCTCCTCGACCCGGCCACCCGCACCGTGCTCCACGCCTACACCACCGACACCGAACCCGGCGGCGTCCTGCGCGTCGCCTGCGGCAACCGCCGCGCCTCCCGCTGCCCCGCCTGCGCCTGGACCTACGCCGGCGACACCTATCACCTCATCCGCGCCGGGCTCATCGGCGACCGGGCCAAGGGCACCCCCGACACGATCCGCGATCACCCCCGCGTCTTCGCCACCCTCACCGCCCCCTCCTTCGGCCCCGTTCACAACCGCCCCGGCACCCGACCCTGCCGCTGCGGCGTCCGGCACTCCGAGGACGCTGCCGAACTGGGCACCCCGCTCGACCCGGCCACGTACGACTACGCGGGTGCGGTGCTGTGGAACAACCACGCCTCCGAGCTGTGGCGCTACTTCACGATCTACCTCCGCCGCGAGATCGCTGCTCGCGCCGGCCTGACCCAGAAGGCTGCTCGCGAGCAGTCGCGGGTCTCTTTCGGCAAGGTCGCCGAGTACCAAAAGCGCGGGGCCGTCCACTTCCACGCCGTCATCCGCTTCGACGGACCCGACGGGCCCGACTCCCCGCCGCCCGCCTGGGCCACCCTCGATCTCCTCACCGAGGCCATCCGGGCCGCCGCTGCCCGCGTCCGCGTCGTCGTCCCCGCCACCCCGGAACACGGGATCGAGGACGAGTGGGTGCTGCGGTGGGGCGAGCAGATCGACGTCCAGCCCATCGGCGCCTTCGGGAACGGGGAGGAGCTGACGGAACAGGCGGTCGCCTCCTACGTCGCCAAGTACGCCACCAAAGCGGCCGAGACGACAGGCACCGTGGACCACCCGGTGGGCAACAAGGAGGCACTCGTCCTCCTCGGCGTGCCCGAGCACCCCCGGCGGCTGATGGAAGCCTGCATGGACCTCGACCGGGCCTACCCGGACCGGCGGCTGCGGGCCTGGGCTCACATGCTCGGCTTCCGTGGCCACTTCTCCACCAAGTCGCGCCGCTACTCGACCACCCTCGGCGCCTTACGCCAGGTCCGCGCCGACTACCGCGCCGCCCAGCAACGCGCCTCGCTCGGCCTGCCCGACCCCGACGCGAACCCGGAGGCCACCCTCCTCGTCGTCGCGCACTGGTCCTACGCCGGCCACGGCGCGACCCCCGGTGAGTCCTGGCTCGCCGCCAACGTCCGCCGGGACCTCCAGCACAACCGCGATCACGCCCGCGAGATCCGCGCCGAACTCGACGCCGCCGACACCAATGGGGAGTGGTGA
- a CDS encoding DUF2637 domain-containing protein gives MFRTLRLDAVLIQAVIAGALSFAHLHDLAAAAGQDGWKAWAYPVSVDLLLVAAWRRMRMDAENRDAWLWFAIALIASLGANIATAGLLDLHNVPAWLRILVAGWPALAFLGGTLLAHAPTPELATPHLEPLEQPHIEPAPDLTVERVPEPAPELPPVEPAPEEVQPEPAPTTAAVPVPPALLDHARKIADAHRVQTGAPIDAATLRSRLGVPAALADSIALQLA, from the coding sequence ATGTTCCGCACCCTCCGCCTCGACGCCGTACTCATCCAGGCCGTCATCGCCGGGGCCTTGTCCTTCGCCCACCTGCACGATCTCGCTGCTGCGGCTGGACAGGACGGATGGAAGGCCTGGGCCTACCCGGTGAGCGTGGACCTGCTGTTGGTCGCCGCATGGCGACGGATGCGCATGGACGCGGAGAACCGCGACGCCTGGCTCTGGTTCGCCATCGCCCTGATCGCGTCGCTCGGCGCCAACATCGCCACCGCCGGACTGCTCGACCTGCACAACGTCCCGGCCTGGCTGCGCATCCTCGTCGCCGGATGGCCCGCGCTCGCCTTCCTCGGCGGCACGCTCCTGGCCCACGCACCGACACCGGAGCTGGCGACGCCGCACCTGGAGCCCCTGGAACAGCCTCACATCGAACCCGCGCCGGACCTGACGGTGGAGCGCGTCCCGGAACCGGCTCCCGAGCTTCCGCCGGTCGAACCCGCCCCGGAAGAGGTGCAGCCGGAGCCCGCGCCCACCACAGCCGCCGTACCCGTACCGCCCGCGCTGCTCGATCACGCCCGAAAGATCGCGGACGCCCATCGCGTCCAGACCGGAGCCCCGATCGACGCGGCAACCCTCCGGAGCCGCCTCGGCGTACCTGCCGCCCTGGCTGACTCGATCGCCCTCCAACTCGCCTGA
- a CDS encoding mobile element transfer protein: MRPKRFYNVVRIGPVRVGTYRDGHGRTKHAAACTAPECGFSADYSSRASAELAARTHRCNPR, translated from the coding sequence ATGCGCCCGAAGCGCTTCTACAACGTCGTCCGCATCGGCCCGGTACGCGTCGGCACCTACCGCGACGGCCACGGCCGCACCAAGCACGCCGCCGCCTGCACCGCCCCTGAGTGCGGCTTCTCCGCCGACTACAGCAGCCGCGCCAGCGCCGAACTCGCCGCCCGCACTCACCGCTGCAACCCGCGCTGA
- a CDS encoding phosphoglyceromutase, protein MADAPYKLILLRHGESEWNAKNLFTGWVDVNLNEKGEKEAVRGGELLKDADLLPDVVHTSLQKRAIRTAQLALEAADRHWIPVHRSWRLNERHYGALQGKDKAQTLAEFGEEQFMLWRRSYDTPPPALEDGTEFSQSADPRYASIPPELRPRTECLKDVVVRMLPYWYDSIVPDLLDGHTVLVAAHGNSLRALVKHLDGISDADIAGLNIPTGIPLAYELDAAFKPLNPGGTYLDPAAAAAAIEAVKNQGKK, encoded by the coding sequence ATGGCCGACGCACCGTACAAGCTGATCCTCCTCCGCCACGGCGAGAGCGAGTGGAACGCGAAGAACCTGTTCACCGGCTGGGTGGACGTCAACCTCAACGAGAAGGGCGAGAAGGAGGCAGTCCGCGGTGGCGAACTCCTGAAGGACGCCGACCTCCTCCCCGACGTGGTCCACACCTCGCTCCAGAAGCGCGCGATCCGCACCGCGCAGCTGGCGCTCGAGGCCGCCGACCGCCACTGGATCCCGGTCCACCGCTCCTGGCGCCTGAACGAGCGCCACTACGGCGCCCTCCAGGGCAAGGACAAGGCCCAGACCCTCGCCGAGTTCGGCGAGGAGCAGTTCATGCTGTGGCGCCGCTCCTACGACACCCCGCCGCCGGCCCTCGAGGACGGCACGGAGTTCTCGCAGTCCGCGGACCCGCGCTACGCGTCGATCCCGCCGGAGCTGCGCCCGCGCACCGAGTGCCTCAAGGACGTCGTCGTCCGCATGCTGCCGTACTGGTACGACTCGATCGTCCCGGACCTGCTGGACGGCCACACCGTGCTCGTCGCCGCGCACGGCAACTCCCTGCGCGCCCTGGTCAAGCACCTGGACGGCATCTCCGACGCCGACATCGCGGGCCTGAACATCCCCACCGGCATCCCGCTCGCCTACGAGCTCGACGCCGCCTTCAAGCCCCTCAACCCGGGCGGCACCTACCTCGACCCGGCCGCCGCCGCGGCCGCCATCGAAGCCGTCAAGAACCAGGGCAAGAAGTAA
- a CDS encoding SpdD-like protein — protein MLRPRIPVNPLPTGIVTPLAQSVTTSDVEPRHESSPTAAAPNAPARTTVQLTPGSVVALAAGGGAVVLVVGAVLVSMLLAVAITGVSVAVIAVVLRLLIKDLQKGR, from the coding sequence ATGCTTCGACCGCGCATCCCGGTCAACCCGCTCCCGACCGGCATCGTCACCCCGCTCGCGCAGTCCGTCACCACGTCCGACGTCGAGCCCCGCCACGAGTCCTCGCCGACGGCCGCCGCCCCGAACGCCCCGGCCCGCACCACGGTCCAGCTCACCCCCGGCAGCGTGGTCGCCCTCGCCGCCGGCGGTGGCGCCGTGGTCCTGGTCGTCGGCGCCGTCCTCGTCTCGATGCTCCTCGCGGTCGCCATCACCGGCGTCTCCGTGGCCGTGATCGCGGTGGTCCTGCGCCTGCTCATCAAGGACCTCCAGAAGGGGCGGTGA
- a CDS encoding YbjN domain-containing protein → MADTAAIIESTLAGAELSWESPEPGSYVVQLPGTRKLSTTCSLKIGRHSLSVNAFVIRHPDENEAGVHRWLLERNLKLYGMAYAVDPLGDVYLTARLPLSVVTPDDLDRLLGTVLEAADGAFNTLLELGFAGAIKREYEWRVSRGEPTHNLDAFKHLTRPA, encoded by the coding sequence ATGGCTGACACCGCCGCGATCATCGAGTCCACGCTGGCCGGCGCCGAGCTGAGCTGGGAAAGCCCCGAGCCGGGCTCGTACGTCGTCCAGCTCCCCGGCACCCGCAAGCTGAGCACCACCTGCTCGCTCAAGATCGGCCGGCATTCCCTGTCGGTGAACGCCTTCGTCATCCGCCACCCCGACGAGAACGAGGCGGGCGTCCACCGCTGGCTGCTCGAGCGCAACCTCAAGCTGTACGGGATGGCCTACGCGGTCGACCCGCTCGGCGACGTCTACCTCACGGCCCGCCTCCCCCTCTCGGTCGTCACCCCCGACGACCTCGACCGGCTCCTGGGCACCGTCCTGGAGGCGGCGGACGGTGCCTTCAACACCCTGCTGGAGCTCGGCTTCGCCGGCGCGATCAAGCGCGAGTACGAATGGCGCGTCTCGCGCGGCGAACCGACGCACAACCTGGACGCCTTCAAGCACCTGACCCGCCCGGCCTGA
- a CDS encoding winged helix-turn-helix domain-containing protein has translation MTFVPEPLDPDDDRAPYEQVASSLSAAIRTRRLGPGEKLPSHKELTELYGFARATIQRALRDLEDEGLVVSRKGSGVYVRNRTERPAGLRPYVEQAFAKEHVTIDFAGFSSETLHGALQEPLDKIRVGRLTPSSITMRILVPDMSVPQAAPVRMEDGADDERLRDRMHDIMVSYTRSIRDAITELEHLGLVAEARIKVRVHSGTQFFKLYVINEEDAFFGYYPIRPNKVVAQGEVIEIYDLVGKDTTLFHHSINDGESSSGAQQVQQARMWFDSVWETIGRDFDLDAR, from the coding sequence ATGACCTTCGTCCCCGAGCCCCTAGACCCAGACGACGACCGAGCCCCGTACGAGCAGGTGGCCAGCAGCCTCAGCGCTGCCATCCGAACGAGGCGACTGGGCCCTGGCGAGAAGCTCCCGTCCCACAAGGAACTGACGGAGCTGTACGGGTTCGCGCGGGCGACGATCCAGCGCGCACTGCGCGACCTCGAAGACGAGGGCCTTGTTGTCTCCCGCAAGGGCAGCGGTGTCTACGTCCGCAACCGGACCGAGCGGCCGGCGGGCCTGCGGCCGTACGTCGAGCAGGCCTTCGCCAAGGAACACGTGACCATCGACTTCGCCGGATTCTCCAGCGAGACGCTGCACGGTGCGCTTCAGGAACCGCTGGACAAGATCCGCGTCGGTCGGCTCACGCCGTCGAGCATCACCATGCGGATACTCGTCCCGGACATGTCCGTGCCGCAGGCAGCACCCGTGCGCATGGAGGACGGAGCGGACGACGAGCGGCTCCGCGACCGCATGCACGACATCATGGTCAGCTACACGCGCAGCATTCGGGATGCCATCACCGAGCTGGAGCACCTGGGTCTCGTCGCCGAGGCGCGGATCAAGGTCCGCGTCCACAGTGGCACGCAGTTCTTCAAGCTCTACGTGATCAACGAAGAGGACGCGTTCTTCGGGTACTACCCGATCCGTCCGAACAAGGTCGTCGCCCAGGGCGAGGTGATCGAGATCTACGACCTGGTGGGCAAGGACACCACGCTCTTCCACCACTCGATCAACGACGGCGAGTCTTCCAGCGGGGCACAACAGGTCCAGCAGGCCCGCATGTGGTTCGACAGCGTGTGGGAGACCATCGGAAGGGACTTCGACCTTGACGCACGATGA
- a CDS encoding FtsK/SpoIIIE domain-containing protein, whose amino-acid sequence MADLTTLWEVGLPLAGAGGGLGYAKIRAPRVFWSLVGLPVARVRFAVTYRSTMDVCGLTVQPSRLRAFLVRNVARRSDVQPVPPKVRRVRGSSTGMRVTLRLPAGLEPADVIAASERLRHAWGVRSVNVIETRPGFVELRMTGYDVLQRVKMPRRPPAGPMTVAVALREDGTAFVRDYLKVPHALTLGANQSGKSMYLRNLVVGLARLRVALVGIDCKRGVEQRGYAPRLSALAVTPEEASGLLDALVDEMENRFDLLSDHGAADLWALPEEVRPVPVVLLVDEVAELFLVAGKKDEERRDRMVMQMIRLGQMARAAGIYLEICGQRFGSDLGKGATALRAQLTGRVVHRVNDKQTADMGLGDIAPDAVVAVTTIPPDRPGVAVAGDSSGGWSRMRTPALSAEEAAAICTQYAHLTPDLPALAPYRPVVPTEAASDGPVPLVKPIPATD is encoded by the coding sequence ATGGCCGACCTGACGACCTTATGGGAGGTCGGCCTCCCCCTGGCCGGTGCGGGCGGAGGTCTCGGCTACGCGAAGATCCGCGCGCCCCGCGTGTTCTGGTCCCTGGTCGGGCTGCCGGTGGCACGGGTGCGGTTCGCGGTGACGTACCGCTCCACGATGGACGTGTGCGGGCTGACGGTGCAGCCGTCCCGCTTGCGGGCGTTCCTGGTGCGCAACGTCGCTCGTCGCAGTGACGTGCAGCCCGTACCGCCGAAGGTCCGGCGCGTCCGGGGCTCCTCGACCGGCATGCGGGTCACCCTGCGTCTGCCGGCCGGTCTGGAACCCGCCGACGTGATCGCGGCCTCCGAACGGCTGCGGCACGCCTGGGGCGTCCGCTCCGTCAACGTGATCGAGACCCGGCCCGGGTTCGTCGAGCTGCGGATGACCGGCTACGACGTACTCCAGCGGGTGAAGATGCCGCGCCGCCCGCCTGCCGGTCCGATGACGGTGGCGGTCGCGCTCAGGGAGGACGGCACCGCCTTCGTCCGGGACTACCTCAAGGTCCCCCACGCCCTGACGCTCGGCGCCAACCAGTCGGGCAAGTCCATGTACCTGCGCAACCTGGTCGTAGGCCTCGCCCGACTGCGGGTCGCCCTCGTCGGGATCGACTGCAAGCGGGGTGTCGAACAGCGGGGATACGCGCCGCGTCTGTCGGCACTTGCCGTGACGCCGGAAGAGGCCTCGGGGCTTTTGGACGCGCTCGTGGACGAGATGGAAAACCGCTTCGACCTGCTGAGCGATCACGGGGCCGCCGACCTGTGGGCTCTGCCCGAAGAGGTCCGGCCGGTGCCGGTCGTGCTGCTGGTGGACGAGGTCGCGGAGCTGTTCCTCGTGGCCGGGAAGAAGGACGAGGAACGCCGGGACCGGATGGTCATGCAGATGATCCGCCTCGGACAGATGGCCCGCGCCGCCGGCATCTACTTGGAGATCTGCGGCCAGCGGTTCGGGTCTGACCTCGGCAAGGGTGCCACCGCGCTCCGCGCCCAGCTCACCGGCCGCGTCGTCCACCGCGTCAACGACAAGCAGACCGCCGACATGGGCCTTGGCGACATCGCCCCGGACGCGGTGGTAGCGGTGACGACGATCCCGCCCGACCGTCCCGGTGTCGCGGTGGCCGGCGACTCCTCCGGCGGCTGGTCCCGCATGCGCACCCCCGCGTTGAGCGCGGAGGAGGCCGCTGCGATCTGCACCCAGTACGCGCACCTGACCCCGGACCTTCCGGCTCTCGCCCCGTACCGGCCGGTGGTCCCCACCGAAGCCGCGTCCGACGGGCCCGTGCCGCTCGTGAAGCCGATCCCGGCGACGGACTAG
- a CDS encoding MFS transporter, giving the protein MSAASLRRAARESVSGLPSAFWWLWASTLVNRLGAFVATFMTLYLTLDRGYSASFAGLVVALHGLGGVVSSLGAGVMTDRLGRRPTMLAANVSTAFSVALLGFMEHPVAIAAVAGLVGMTSNASRPAVSAMMADIVRPEDRVRAFALNYWAINMGFGISAVVAGVVAEYSYLAGFLGEAALTLLCAVLVFVKLPESRPVRDSAAVADDGPEIGLGTVLRDGRFMAVVGLSFVISLIFTQGSVGLPAAMGAAGFSPGDYGLVVAANGLLIVVLQIPVTRFIEHRDPRRLLVISALLAGYGFAMTAFAGSLWAYALTVCVWTLAEIVNSPTQMGLVVRLSPVHGRGRYQGMYTMSWAVAALVAPLMAGFVIDRLGADWLWGATGVLGTVAALGYWLLMRNLQDADSGKGPDAGVGVGVGAGVGAEAKGSGAVAASGAAAAASPAAV; this is encoded by the coding sequence ATGTCCGCTGCCAGTCTGAGACGGGCCGCCCGGGAAAGCGTCTCGGGTCTGCCGAGCGCCTTCTGGTGGCTGTGGGCCAGCACGCTCGTCAACCGGCTCGGGGCCTTCGTCGCCACGTTCATGACCTTGTACCTGACCCTGGACCGGGGCTATTCGGCCTCCTTCGCGGGGCTTGTGGTCGCCCTGCACGGGCTCGGCGGGGTGGTGTCCTCGCTCGGGGCCGGGGTGATGACCGACCGGCTGGGGCGGCGGCCGACGATGCTGGCGGCGAACGTCTCGACGGCCTTCTCGGTGGCGCTGCTCGGCTTCATGGAGCATCCGGTGGCGATCGCCGCGGTGGCGGGGCTGGTCGGGATGACCTCGAACGCCTCGCGCCCGGCGGTCTCGGCGATGATGGCGGACATCGTCCGGCCGGAGGACCGGGTACGGGCCTTCGCGCTGAACTACTGGGCCATCAACATGGGCTTCGGGATCAGCGCGGTGGTGGCGGGCGTGGTGGCGGAGTACAGCTACCTGGCCGGCTTCCTGGGCGAGGCCGCGCTGACGCTGCTGTGCGCGGTGCTGGTGTTCGTGAAGCTGCCGGAGTCGCGGCCGGTGCGGGACAGCGCCGCGGTCGCCGACGACGGGCCGGAGATCGGGCTGGGGACCGTGCTGCGGGACGGGCGGTTCATGGCGGTGGTCGGGCTGTCGTTCGTCATCTCGCTGATCTTCACGCAGGGCTCGGTGGGGCTGCCGGCGGCGATGGGCGCGGCCGGGTTCTCGCCAGGGGACTACGGGCTGGTCGTGGCGGCGAACGGGCTGCTGATCGTGGTGCTCCAGATCCCGGTGACGCGGTTCATCGAGCACCGCGACCCGCGCCGGCTGCTGGTGATCTCGGCGCTGCTGGCGGGGTACGGGTTCGCGATGACGGCCTTCGCGGGGTCGCTGTGGGCGTACGCGCTGACGGTGTGCGTGTGGACGCTGGCGGAGATCGTGAACTCGCCGACGCAGATGGGGCTGGTGGTGCGGCTGTCGCCGGTGCACGGGCGCGGCCGGTACCAGGGGATGTACACGATGTCGTGGGCGGTGGCCGCGCTGGTGGCTCCGCTGATGGCGGGGTTCGTGATCGACCGGCTGGGCGCGGACTGGCTGTGGGGGGCCACGGGGGTACTGGGGACCGTGGCGGCGCTGGGGTACTGGCTGCTGATGCGGAACCTGCAGGATGCGGATTCCGGCAAGGGTCCGGACGCGGGTGTGGGTGTGGGTGTGGGTGCGGGTGTGGGTGCGGAGGCGAAGGGGAGCGGCGCGGTGGCCGCTTCCGGGGCCGCCGCGGCGGCCAGTCCGGCCGCCGTCTGA
- a CDS encoding GGDEF domain-containing protein, which produces MDTHVIAAGLPSLGWALHGGLLLRRLATARRDPLTGLHTRSGWTARAEHLMAKHPSALVILVDLDDFKAINDTHGHAAGDTVLTTTARRLTTWCGRHGIAARLGGDEFAAIVTDPGLTQGLHALRTTLDQPVTHDGCALPVSASVGHCHREHLPVPALTDALSAADSSMYTVKGHGRRNTR; this is translated from the coding sequence ATGGACACGCACGTCATCGCTGCGGGCTTACCGTCCCTGGGCTGGGCCCTGCACGGCGGGCTGCTCCTGCGCCGCCTGGCCACCGCCCGCCGCGACCCCCTGACCGGCCTGCACACCCGCTCCGGGTGGACCGCCCGCGCCGAACACCTGATGGCCAAGCACCCCAGCGCCCTCGTGATCCTGGTCGACCTGGACGACTTCAAGGCCATCAACGACACCCACGGCCACGCCGCCGGCGACACGGTCCTCACCACGACCGCCCGCCGCCTGACCACTTGGTGCGGACGCCACGGCATCGCCGCCCGCCTCGGCGGGGACGAGTTCGCCGCCATCGTCACCGACCCCGGCCTCACCCAGGGCCTCCACGCCCTCCGGACCACGTTGGACCAGCCGGTCACGCACGACGGCTGCGCCCTGCCGGTCTCGGCCTCGGTCGGCCACTGCCACCGCGAGCACCTGCCGGTGCCCGCCCTCACCGACGCGCTGTCGGCCGCCGACTCCTCGATGTACACGGTCAAGGGCCACGGCAGGCGCAACACACGCTGA
- a CDS encoding AlpA family transcriptional regulator, with protein sequence MARALPERYLTPTDLADLLGVPLETVYQWRRKRTGPRGFRVGVHLRYDPEDVRTWVSSLINEESAA encoded by the coding sequence ATGGCCCGCGCTCTGCCCGAGCGCTACCTCACGCCGACCGATCTGGCGGACCTCTTGGGTGTCCCGCTGGAGACCGTCTACCAGTGGCGCCGGAAGCGGACCGGGCCGCGTGGTTTCCGGGTCGGGGTCCACCTCCGGTACGACCCGGAGGACGTCCGTACGTGGGTCAGCTCGCTCATAAATGAGGAGAGTGCTGCCTGA